The Vitis vinifera cultivar Pinot Noir 40024 chromosome 12, ASM3070453v1 genome has a segment encoding these proteins:
- the LOC100854367 gene encoding uncharacterized protein LOC100854367, whose product MRARLGPQAPSKNRPCTTATPASHPRPSASPVSQGHATHQSVLRVGRDPLNAAPPGSISKRLDDMLSTPFSSRIINYEPPQGFIVPKFSTYDGSSDPFDHIMHYRQLMTIDIGNDMLLCKVFPTSLQGQVLSWLHRLPMNSVDNFRDLSEVFVGQHLCSTRHKQNISTLQNIKMQENETLREFVKRFRQVVLQVESYNMDVVLQIFKRSICPGTPFFESLAKKLPTTMDDLFRRANKYSMLEDDVRATTQQVLVAGQATRNDTTRNFKPSSQQGPSNRGQVERRPRITLTPLTLTYEKLLPVVRELPGFRWPGPIRSNPMKRNRSKKCAYHKDHGHTAEACRSLHLLVENLLKEGHLKQYVRAATKSGEPSRDHGLRGPIAPVRAIINYIHGGPLDEEYNSKRKRQILLRAATIQEHKSSIRPGLTSGSVHPINGPIVFPDIRDWGLRCEKDTSRSG is encoded by the coding sequence ATGCGCGCACGGTTAGGACCTCAAGCTCCTAGTAAAAATAGACCTTGCACCACCGCAACGCCAGCATCACATCCTAGACCCTCAGCTTCGCCCGTTTCACAAGGGCACGCCACACACCAATCGGTGCTTAGGGTCGGCAGAGACCCCCTAAACGCAGCACCTCCAGGTTCCATCAGTAAGCGACtagatgacatgctctccacgcctttcagTTCTCGCATCATTAACTATGAGCCCCCACAAGGGTTCATCGTTCCAAAATTTTCTACGTATGATGGATCTAGTGATCCATTCGACCATATCATGCACTATCGTCAACTTATGACCATCGACATAGGGAATGACATGCTACTGTGCAAAGTTTTCCCAACTAGCCTCCAAGGCCAAGTCCTCTCATGGCTTCATCGACTTCCTATGAACTCGGTTGACAACTTCAGGGACCTGTCCGAAGTTTTCGTAGGACAACACCTGTGCTCAACAAggcacaaacaaaacatcaGCACCCTACAGAATATCAAGATGCAAGAAAATGAaaccttgagggaatttgtgaaacgattCAGACAGGTTGTCTTGCAAGTAGAATCTTACAACATGGATGTCGTCCTACAAATTTTTAAACGAAGCATATGTCCAGGGACCCCTTTCTTTGAGTCCCTCGCTAAGAAACTTCCCACAACCATGGATGATCTATTTCGACGAGCAAACAAATATTCCATGTTGGAGGACGACGTCCGAGCCACCACACAGCAAGTGCTAGTCGCTGGTCAGGCCACGAGGAACGACACCACCAGGAACTTCAAGCCTTCGAGTCAACAAGGGCCATCCAACAGGGGGCAGGTCGAGCGACGTCCACGAATTACTCTCACGCCTCTTACATTAACATATGAGAAGCTGCTCCCTGTGGTTCGCGAGTTGCCCGGCTTCAGATGGCCTGGACCAATAAGATCAAATCCCATGAAAAGAAATCGCAGCAAAAAATGTGCGTACCACAAGGACCATGGACACACCGCAGAAGCATGCCGAAGTCTCCATCTTTTAGTGGAGAATCTTCTAAAAGAAGGGCATTTAAAGCAATACGTCCGTGCTGCCACCAAAAGCGGGGAACCCTCTCGTGATCATGGCCTACGGGGCCCTATAGCTCCTGTTAGAGCCATTATCAACTACATACATGGAGGACCCCTCGATGAAGAATACAACTCTAAAAGGAAAAGACAAATATTGTTGCGGGCAGCCACTATCCAGGAGCATAAAAGCTCCATCCGACCAGGATTAACTAGTGGGAGCGTCCATCCAATAAATGGACCCATCGTTTTTCCTGACATTAGGGATTGGGGACTTCGATGTGAAAAGGATACTAGTCGATCCGGGTAG